CCGATTTTAAAGGCAATATTAATGACGAACGACAGAAGCATTAATTACTTTATTagtactagcaaaatggcccgtgcgttgcaacgggacaaaaaaaacataatcttcaattatgatgaccaaattatgttcacacatcatcgtttgattttgaaattttacgcacaaatgcaagaaaatgcttCTTTTTTTAAATTTATTCGCAAGTTGAGGCAATCTTTACGTTTCCAAAAAacaaatatcatggttgtcaaaaatcttggtaactcaaagaattattcttaatttcaagattttttagaaaacatacaataataatccgattcatccaacagttaattcttcaaaaatcaCACGGGTATATTTTCAAAAAGACTTAGAAgcgttaatgtttaactacatacattagatcttttatgaagaattttacaaatatgagaacaattttaaaatcgagtacattttttacaatttacaaacatttactaaaaattgtgaatattttttatatttcaaacgggtttaaatattttcttttgaattggcgaccaattcttgaaaagacgaacataattttttatgttggaggattttactttaaattcacaaacattttttgaaacgcatgaagtttttctgaataaacaaacatttttataagtcagtaatatatttattaaattcacggGCTTTGTTTTCGAttttgcaaaataaataaaatccGCGCATCTTTTGgatccacaaacattttatgttttcgttAACATTTTAATTcagaattcctattttttaatatgcaaatgcttttacaattctaaattatttaaattataagtAAACAAAAATTGAACGGAAAAattttaataaaaaaagaaactatcaaaacaggcattagctatttttagaattttgttaaatgcttttaataatttttaatacatggagtttgatttgaaatcatggacttttcttattttacaaacattttttcaaacttgcaaacattttattgtatatgcgtgcattttttacaaaaactccgagcagtttttaaagtcacaaacattttattttttaaatatgttgatttaaaattttaaaggttatttgaagttctaaattatttaaaataaaaaaattaaatggaactcaagataaataaataaacgaaACTAAAAAAACCGgtgcctgtgcatgggccggcccatacagtgtgctggatattctcccagggtgcagagcgtaatataggaggttttctaCGTGGGCTAGCCCAGTCCGGGATGTTTtgttttgtgaaacgttttctgttacttaccggtggcatggtgggtaatttatgcaaacttcagGTGTAATTTCCATGACGTACTACAGAAGCAATAGGTGCGTCTACGCAGATTTTGGTAgtatatctttatctttatctttacctactaataatactaataataatactAATCTTTACCTATATATATCTAtatctaataataaagaggccatcgcttccgtcggaaaacccaccgcgtcatttttataaaaaaagtcCGTGTAATTTTTCTTATTCAACCCACGcaacatcatttatctgcaacgcaaaaggaaaaacccATTCGTTGCAAAAAttgtacccgtacgcatcgcctcctcccgtcgaccctaggCCACCCtgacctgtgcccaggccgccgccacaccactcgccgccgcggccgacctcaaccgccaccgctgccgatctcaacccacccgcctccgcggccgtacctctccccgctcactgcccccgttgcggtgctcgagcgcatcgcgtcgaccctggtccatccTGGCCTGTGCGCAGGCCGCTGCcataccactcgccgccgcggtcgacctcaaccaccactgttgtcgatctcaacccacccgcctccgcggccgtacctccgcccgcttgctgcccccgttttgtcgctcgagcacaacttctggatcaaatcaacgcgacacctACAGTgattggggatgatgcgtctgctcgacgcAGAACGGCGACggggcgcggataaggcgcggcggagcgaaatacttgcaggtggaggcgggcctccatggctcacacgtggAACTCCAAGGTTATGGCGcgacaacgacgactccttatggccagatagaggcgcctaacccttgctcccctcatcgtatcccctcctccggcaggaactcatcatctggtgagatcccctccccatgcctccaaccgtgtgccaagcaccggcaagaaattttttttgtggggatttgtttgctgatgaatgaatgtattgaatgtaagattgtattgttgtagagacagataatgaaacaccaccttcagtttgtcatctgatcccacattctctaccccatgagtgaaataagataacagaccattgatcaattcacgtagcctctttattttgctttgcttgtcccgctcaatttcttatCATGGTGGAAttgacaatggacgggttgatttctcaacaaaataggataggattgactacattagttagttagcttattattttaataaatcaaaatgattataaaagatTAAAagcatgtggtatttttttcctcccgttgcaacgcacgggctctttttgcTATAATAATAACGCACGCAGTGCTTCTTCCGTCCGTCGTGGTCGTTTTGCAGAAAACCCCCTGAAGTTTCCCAAAATCAACCCACAGTCTAGATTTAAGTGACGGACGAATCGTTTTTTTCGTTTTTACAAGAAACCCCCGGTGCTTTtccgaaatcaacccgcagtataTAACACAGTGAGAGAACGAAtggttttctggattttttgtacAAACCTCCTTAAGTTTTCATAAAATAAACCCGCAGTACATACTTGAGTAAAAAAAACAATTATCTCCTacagtttttaattaattaatctgCAGTTCAATTATAAGtgtaaaatactttaaaaaaattaTATCTGTTAAACAGTAACTCCAATTTTacattattatatatgaaattttattagaaaaatatgtaaaatctgaatataatgttagtttatctatttaattttttaaaattccgTTTATAATGTAATTCAAATCAATAGTGATGCGCACAATCTAAatataatattattttatttatttaataaattttaaataatatttatgctgtaattttaatcaatagcgtACAATCCATTTTTCATAACGAGGCCGATCCATGTTGTTAATTAATCCATGGTTTAATTATAATTAAGAAATACTGTAAACAATTATATCTTTTAAAACTGTAACTTtaattttaaattattacatATGAACTTTCATTCGAAAAATGTGTTGAATCGAAATCTAATGTATCTTACCTATTTAATTTTTAAATTtctatttataatgtaatttgaatctatagtgatgtgtataatctaaatatgatgttattttacttatttaacATTTCCTCAATTCTATTTATGCAGTAAGTTTAAATAAAGATCTTAAGTCATGATTATTAGGTTAAGACGTGTTGTGTGGTTTGcttcgggctcttttgctagtatatatatatatatatattctgagGGAAGAAGACGCAACCGGCCTATTGCCCGATTACTGGGCCCTAATTATTAGTAGTTTGGACGTTGGACTTTGTTTGAAGGGCCTCAGCTACCCCTCGAAAAGAAAATTTAACTGCCACGAAAACGGGTACTCGTCGGTTTCTTTCCTTGCTGCGCCTGCGGCACAAGTCTCCATCGGACGCACCGAAACCCCCAACTCCACAATGATGGACGGCGAGACACGGCCGCCGCCGGCGGCCATGGCTGGCGCCGCGTTAAAGGTCCTCGACGACGACGATCTCCTCATAGAGATCCTCGTCCGCGTCGGCTTCCCTACCACCCTCGTCCGCGCCGCCACCGTCTGCAGGCGCTGGTACCTCAACGCATCCGATCGCAGCTTCCTCCGCCGCTTCCGCGACCGCCATCCACCCCGTCTCCTCGGCATCTATGTCTTGGGCGACGACAGGTCAGTGCCGACCACACGCTTCGTGCCGATGCTGCCTcagccccaagagcttgccgccgtcGTACGCCGAGTAAGCTCCAACTTCGACGCCTACCGAAGAGCACCCAAGGTGCCGACCTACATCTTTGGCTGCCCGAACGGCCGCATACTCCTCTGCCAGCACGATGGAAGTCCGGGGACCGGGGCCACATTGGGAGTGCACAACATGCTGTGCCCTGAGGTGGGCACGACCATGCTCCCACCACAGCCACTCCTTCAACTGCAGAACGGCAGTTGCTACACTTACCTGGATTTCctctgcaaggaagaagaaggtcgCTCGTTGTCTTACTGGTACTTGCTGATGCATTCTACGGCAGAGGGAAAACATACCATGCACGTGTATTTCCTGCGAGACTGTGCGTGGTGCATGCATAATTCGGCCATACACGACATCCCTCACGCACCGACACAACGACAAACTGTGCTAGCTGAAGACAAAATCTATATAACAGCTGGTTGGAGCGGTATTACTGTCTTGGATTTGACGGCCTCGAGTTTCTCCACGATTCGTCTGCCGCAAGGGGTGGAGcatggcaacggaggcgccatgttGTCACGGGCCGATGATGCCAACCGTGTGTACCTCATCCATGTCAAGGAGCTTCAGGTTCGGATCTGGCTCCTCAAAGAGGCCGCTTGGTTGCTCGTGGACGCCATTTGTTTGCATGACATGCTTGCTAGTTTGGATATGTCGACGGACAACAATGCTCTTCCACGAATAAGCCAGGTGGGGGACAATGCGGAGTTCGTGTTATTGGAGATGGGTCGGTCCATACTATATTTGGATGTCGAAAGAAGGACACTGCATACAGTGTGTGAGTTGGCAAAAGAGGATCGATATTTGTGTTGTATCTATCCTTTTATGATGCCCTGGCCTCCCACATTCCCTGCACTAAAGAATGACCCTGCAAGGTTTTCTTCTTGAACTTTTATGTATATATATACTGTTTTACAAAGATTTGGAATGTACATCATGTTAATCTTATtcttgctttttttttctttttgccatGTTCTTTAAAGTTTACCTTTTGCAATGACATGTTTTAATGTTGAAGTATCAAATATCATAAGAGCACGACCTCAGATGTGCCGCTGATTTGACCCGATTTTTCATGATGCAAACAACCTCGACCAAGTCACAGTGACAAAAACTCCCAATTACACTAGGGGCAATTTTTAGAAGGTGAGGTTTTTTCAAAAGTTTTTTAACCACGAACATATTTCGTAATTTTAAACACTTGATGAGAaatatttaaaaatcattttatgTAAATATGAACTTTTAAAAATTCAGATGATTTTTTAATTCTGAATATATTTTACTTGTTTAGAAAATGAAAAACGGGACAAAACATGCCAGAACCTTATAGAATGTTTACAAAACCGGTGGCCTTGTGCGCAGCGACGGCCATGCATGCCCTCATCTTCGTCCAAAACATAAGACGTTTTTGTAGGTTGATGATACGGAGGGACAGGGAGTATGTGTTTTTGACCAATAATGCTTAACATACGGACACATTCTACAGGATTTTACGGGCTGGATACTGTAGACTCTTTTAATTGGCCCCCTAAATTTCAGCGGTGGGCCCGTGTGTCTTAATCAATTTCCGGTCAATCAGTGATAAGCAATCTTTAAATCTTTTGTAAAAACTCCGTACGTGTAGCATTACTGGTTTTTGACCCGTGAGAGATAATAAGAATTTAAGAATGACATGCAACTTGATTCGAACTCAGTGATTTTGAAGGTTTAAATCAGACTTTACTCTCCTCTCTCGTGGTGTAGAGGGCAGGTCCGGACGTCACTTGTACGTACACCCCATGCTCATCGTGCCAGGACAAGCGGAGGCGGTTAGCCGGTCGTACACCCCATGCATGCTCTATCCATCCATCAATCAATCAGTCGACCTCCACTCCACTCCACTAGCCCAGTCGGCGTCACTCTCACTCACCcagtggcagcagcagctagTGAAGCCTCGCTAGCCACCCACCCAACAACCAGACAAAGAAGAGGTGCCTGGAGCTCTAGGCTGGGAGCGGGGGACTCGCCATGGCGACGCCGGAGCGCGCGGGCCGGGGCAACGCGACGGCCACCGCCATCGCGACCAACAGGTGGGGGCCCTACTCGGGGGCCGGTGACTTCGCGGGCAACATGGCCATCATCCTCGCGTCCCTGCTCGCCGCCCTCGCGCTCGCCCTCGCGCTCCACGCCGGCGTCAGGTGCCTGCTCCGCCGCCGCAGGCAGCGGCGGGGCCTCGACGACGGGGATGAGGACCCGGAGAAGCCGCCCGTGGCGGAGGAGCcggcgcccccgcccccgccgctGCTGGTGTACTCCGCGTCCGGGACGCGGCTGGCGGGCGCGGGCGCGCACGAGTGCGCCATCTGCCTGGCCGAGTTCGCGGACGGCGACGCCGTGCGCGCCATGCCGGCCTGCGCCCACGGCTTCCACGCGCGCTGC
This genomic stretch from Hordeum vulgare subsp. vulgare chromosome 6H, MorexV3_pseudomolecules_assembly, whole genome shotgun sequence harbors:
- the LOC123404878 gene encoding uncharacterized protein LOC123404878; translation: MDGETRPPPAAMAGAALKVLDDDDLLIEILVRVGFPTTLVRAATVCRRWYLNASDRSFLRRFRDRHPPRLLGIYVLGDDRSVPTTRFVPMLPQPQELAAVVRRVSSNFDAYRRAPKVPTYIFGCPNGRILLCQHDGSPGTGATLGVHNMLCPEVGTTMLPPQPLLQLQNGSCYTYLDFLCKEEEGRSLSYWYLLMHSTAEGKHTMHVYFLRDCAWCMHNSAIHDIPHAPTQRQTVLAEDKIYITAGWSGITVLDLTASSFSTIRLPQGVEHGNGGAMLSRADDANRVYLIHVKELQVRIWLLKEAAWLLVDAICLHDMLASLDMSTDNNALPRISQVGDNAEFVLLEMGRSILYLDVERRTLHTVCELAKEDRYLCCIYPFMMPWPPTFPALKNDPARFSS
- the LOC123404614 gene encoding RING-H2 finger protein ATL79-like, with the translated sequence MATPERAGRGNATATAIATNRWGPYSGAGDFAGNMAIILASLLAALALALALHAGVRCLLRRRRQRRGLDDGDEDPEKPPVAEEPAPPPPPLLVYSASGTRLAGAGAHECAICLAEFADGDAVRAMPACAHGFHARCIERWLAVPAAASCPTCRAPAAAPPPPQP